The DNA window TTTGCCAATGGCGAATTCTTTGATCCAACACCAATATGAACTTGACCTTCAGTTAATTTTGACAACGCAGAAACAGCAGCCTGTAATTCTGCTTCTTTTCCTTGTAAAACAAAGTCTAAATCTGCTGTTAAAGGTGCTGTTGCATATCCAGAAATGAAAATCGATTTTGGTGATTTTTCAGGATTTGCAATAACATCATAAGGTCTTTGTTTGATAAAAGGCCAGCATCCTGAAGCTAATAAGTGAGCTTTAGTTGTTTTTGCATCTGAACTTGTATTGAATTTCCCAAAATCTTTATATGACTGTGGCTTATCTGCTTGAATTTTAACAGCATCAATACGTCGTTTAGGACCTCTTAATACTTCAATCACAGTTCCAGAAACAGGAGAAACGAACTTTACATCTTCATTTGATTTATCATAAAAGATAACATCACCTGCTTTTAAAGTAGCGCCTTCTTTTGCAATAAGTTTTGGAATAACGCTGTGAAAATCTTCAGGTCTGATAGTGCAGAAATTACTTATAATAGCTTGTTCCACTGATTTCTCAGCTTCGCCTACAAGTTTTATATCTAGACCTTTTTTAATCTTAATGTCTTTTGACATACGCTTTTTATTGAAATTAGTTGTCTAAAAATCGGTGCAAAAATACGAATAAATTGAGTAAAAAAACAGCATATTAGCGAAGTTTGTTGTTTTTATTGATTCTAAATAGAGGAGTTTGAACCCAAAACAACAATTGACAATATTAATTAAGTAAAACGTTGCTATTTAAAATTTTACTGGAATGTAAAATTCAGGAAGATACCACGTGTTTTCATGGTCGCAACATTACTTGTCCAAGGGCTATTTGGATCAACATCTTTAACAATTTCATCATCCATGGCAAACACACCTCTAATTGAAGGCGAAAATTTAAACCATTGATTGTAAAAATCAACTCCGAAGCCTAATTCGTAAAACATTACCTTTTTCTTAGTTCTAAATTGACCAGAACTATTATCATCAGGATTTTCTTGGTTACTTGATAAATTAATCGCTGTTGAAATACCACCAATAATAAAAGGCTTGAAATTGTTAAGTCGTTTTGTAGATATTTTTAATAGAAGTGGAAAATGCACATAAGTAGATTTAACCTCACGTAATAAATCTGAATCATTAAATTCTACTCCAGCAAAATAGCTTGGATCATACATAATATTTCTTTGCGAAATAAAAAGGCCAGGTTCAAATCTTAAATCCAAATATTCACTGATACGCAAGTTAGACACCAATCCAACACTAAAACCTACACTAGTTTCTACAAGTATTTCTTTTAAATCTTGTTCGTAGTTAAATTGAAAATCATAACTATTCATTCCTAAATAAAAACCCCAAGACAAACGCGCTTTATCAAAGTTCTCGTTATTTTTAATTTTCTCTCTACTAAACAATTGCGCAGTCGCAGTTTGCGTGACAATCAATAAGGCTAAGACGACAAATACTCTCTTCATAAATTCACATTATGCTTTGGATGCACTGTAAATAGTTGCAACACCAAAGGTTTGTGGTTGATCTACAACGTTATTAAACCCAATTTTACGTAAAATATTGTTTAATGCTTCACCAAAAGGAAAAACTGAAGCTGATTCGCATAAATATGAATAAGCAGATTGATCTTTTGAGAACACTTTTCCAATAGTAGGCAAAATATATTTAGTATAAAAGTTATACCCTTGTTTAAATGGCGTTTTTGTAGGAAGAGAAGTTTCAAGAATTACAAAAATACCATTAGGCTTTAAAACGCGATAAATTTCGGCTAAACCTTTTTCTAAAGTTTCAAAATTACGCACACCAAAAGCAACTGTTATAGCATCAAATGAATCATTCTCAAAAGGCAAATTTTCAGAATCACCTAAAACCATACTAATTTTATCATCAAAATTCTTGTTGCTAATTTTTTTTCTACCAACGTCCAACATGCCATCACTAATATCTAAACCAACAATTTTAACAGCATTTGTTTTAACCAAACTAATTGCTAAATCTCCTGTTCCTGTTGCAATATCCAAAATATTTTCAGGTTTTGTCTTAGCCACAATATCAACAACTTTATTTCGCCATTTAATATCTATTCCAAATGAAATCACGCGATTTAAACCGTCATATTCTTTAGAAATATTATCAAACATTTGAGCGACCTGTTGCTTTTTATTCAGATCACTATCTTTATATGGTTTTACTTTTGACACCTACGTTTTTTTTGCAAATATAGATAACTATCTTATACTATTTAAGTATTTGTCATACGAATTATAATCAAGCATCATTTCGTTTATTTGAGATAATAATATAGTATATTTGTATGTTATTTCAATACAATTTATTTAATGAAAATAATAATTGCTGGAGCAGGAGAAGTCGGATTTCATTTGGCAAAACTTTTGTCTTACGAATCTCAAGAGATTACACTTATTGATATTGACAGGGAGAATTTAACCTATGCCAATGACCATTTAGACATAAGAGTAATAAAAGGCGATGTAACTTCTATTGCAATCTTAAAGGAGGCTAGAATTAATACATCTGGACTTTTTATAGCTGTAACTTCTTCTGAAACCACTAATATTACAGCTTGTGTACTTGCCAAACAATTAGGCGCTAAACGAACAATTGCCAGAATATCTAATGCAGAGTTTATAAATCATAAAGACGATGTTGGATTTACAAAATTTGGTATTGATGAGCTTATTTCGCCTGAAGCACTTGCAGCATCAGAAATAGAATTGTTATTAAATCAATATGGATTTAATGACACATATTTATTTGAAGAAGGTGCATTAACAATGTTGAGTTTGAGACTATCTAGAACAGCTTCATTTGTTGGCAAAACTGTGAAAGAAGCTGCTCAAGTATTCCCTGAACTCCATTTCATCCCTATTGCTATTCAACGCTTTGGAACACAATATACTATCATACCTAGAGGTGACACTCATTTTAAAGAAGGTGATAAAGTTGTATTTATAACTTCTAAAGGTGGAGATGAC is part of the Psychroserpens ponticola genome and encodes:
- the porT gene encoding type IX secretion/gliding motility protein PorT/SprT; its protein translation is MKRVFVVLALLIVTQTATAQLFSREKIKNNENFDKARLSWGFYLGMNSYDFQFNYEQDLKEILVETSVGFSVGLVSNLRISEYLDLRFEPGLFISQRNIMYDPSYFAGVEFNDSDLLREVKSTYVHFPLLLKISTKRLNNFKPFIIGGISTAINLSSNQENPDDNSSGQFRTKKKVMFYELGFGVDFYNQWFKFSPSIRGVFAMDDEIVKDVDPNSPWTSNVATMKTRGIFLNFTFQ
- the ubiE gene encoding bifunctional demethylmenaquinone methyltransferase/2-methoxy-6-polyprenyl-1,4-benzoquinol methylase UbiE; amino-acid sequence: MSKVKPYKDSDLNKKQQVAQMFDNISKEYDGLNRVISFGIDIKWRNKVVDIVAKTKPENILDIATGTGDLAISLVKTNAVKIVGLDISDGMLDVGRKKISNKNFDDKISMVLGDSENLPFENDSFDAITVAFGVRNFETLEKGLAEIYRVLKPNGIFVILETSLPTKTPFKQGYNFYTKYILPTIGKVFSKDQSAYSYLCESASVFPFGEALNNILRKIGFNNVVDQPQTFGVATIYSASKA